aaataaactaataaagGCAATCAATATACTGCTGTAAGTCTTGTCATTAAATGTTTAAGTTCCTAATGGATCTGACCCGGAAATTCGGGTCAACTAATTGTACATTCCGTGATGGTTCACTCGAGCAATCCCTCATTATCACGAAAACGCGTGTTTGAAGATGGGAATTTCTGAATTCTGACTGATTGAGAACATGAAGTAAAAGTTCTGATCTTCTTCTTGCGAACCAGGAGAGAGTTGTTCCTAATGGATCTGCTCTTGTTTTACTTATCATAATTTACATTTATCCACATGCCAAACGTTAAACTGAATTTTTAGCCTAACCCAAAATATGTATAACTTTACATCAATCAACAAAAACAGAGGATCAGATTATCATCTTCACCAGCTTTTTCGATTACCACGTAGCCCTCGTGATTGATCTTTCACAGTTCCAGAGTGAGATTGATTACAAATTGTCttgatcttcttcttcctttcttggCTTATTTCATTTGTCGAGTTCTCTCCCTGTAATGCAGGCACTATGTACCATCCAATGGAGGTGCAGAGAATTGTAAATGATCGCCcaaaaaatactaaaaacaacaaaatcaagatGATAGCTGCCGGCAAGTAATAAGAGGGTCGCCTCCAATCTTTCAACTTTATATCATTCCATgaaatattcttcttcttcttagtaATAATCTTATCATCTGACACAGATCTTGATAGCTTGCCTTCATCTTTTGGTTGATCTACTACAAACTTATCTAAGGTTTCTGCTTCATGCTGTACAGGCGTCTCTTTGATATCATCAACACTCTtggttttctctttctttaccTTTATCACGATTGGAACACAGTCATTTGTATCTTTATAGACGAAACGAACTAAAGATATATCTTCTGAGCCCCTTTGTGAATAAATCTGTTGCTTTTTCGCTTCAAGATCAGTTAGAAGTGCAGAGAACTTGTCTAACCCACGCTTCGAATATGGGTTATCCTTGTTACGGCTTCCGCTGAAAAagccattaattttttttgctttcctCGGCGACGAAGTCTCCATCTGAAAACGATTTTAGTTTGCTGGTTATGGAAGAAATGGACTGGCTTAATCGCAGACGAAGAAGTACTcataatatatagaaaaaactaaaagaaagtCTGCCGATAAGACCAAATCCACGCGAACttgtcaaaaatgaaaataaaataaaataaattcataaaatttatcGAAGCTTCGACGCATTTATGTTTCGGTTCGTTTGACTTTCTTGGAGAAGAAGGAGCTGCCGGTCAAATTTTAGAGGTGAAAGGAGTTACGGTTTCAAAAAATTCCGTCTAGATGACGCGTTCAGGCCAAACCAAATTGGTTGGGTTGACCTGAAAGGCTAGAAGTCAAGGTGAAATGCAATATATAATTACAGTAATACGTGGGATAATTAAATCCATTCACAAATTGAGTTTACATTCCgtaattacttttattttatgcataaatgtcaataatcaataGAATCTTAACATGAGTAATTGCTAACTAATCATCATTAACTATCAACATCGTTGGAGTTCCTTCGGTTTCATGTCTGAAAGCAAAACTTGGGAGGGAGTCTGTGgcaggccaaaagacttgttcccgcCCATGGATTGGCAACATCTCAGCCACTTATgggtcaattttttaaaatccaaattttcataattttattaaaattttgtgttagatttagagataaaaatattatttaattaaaatatttaaaaattttatcaaattttcttttaagtttaaaaatctaatattttctcttatgtaaaatttaaaaagcgATCACTTTCCTTTAGATAGGTTAATGATAGAAGAAAAAAGTtcagaaaaaagagagaaattgagagagagagagaacatgGTCGAAGACGGTGATGGATGTCAGAAATGGTGATTGGAAAAAAACATTAGAGAGAAAtatttacttttcaaacttttagtaagagaaattattatatttttaaatctaagagaaaaatataataaaattttaatttttttaatatatttagataaatgatatttactttaaactttaacagtgaattttaacaaaatgataaatatttgagtttttgaaaataataaaactatatatacttattttttatacaaaaatatatacacacttataaatattattatataattagatgattttaaattaaaaataaaacaatacttaattatataattatatatatatatatatatatatatatatatatataaaataaatacatataataaaaactgAACAAGTAAATATAATGGAAGGGGTATCTTGATCTCCACtgcaattgaaaaaattaatggaGCTAGAATGGtctataaaagtgaaataacAAGTAATTAAGTGAATTACTTCCACCTATAGTTTGAGCTTAAGACATTTTTCTACCcttcattaatataaataatatttttcatttaaaattaaacttatttaataaaataattgatgaaaaggtaaaattattattttattttttaaaattattttatcactttaaattaataaaaaattaaaagataaaatttttaaatatttaaattatacaaaaaaaatacttattttttaattttatatagtaattttttttaaccgatcttaattttagattaaaaaatatctttaaaccAAACATTAAACGGGAAAATGTTGTTTACTCAGATAAGTTTCAAGTTGCTAAAATAGTGAAGGGTATTTCCGACATTAAGACAAGTCTATGTATAGCATTCATCCGTACAAATGAATTTTAAGTAAAGAATGGTGGTAAATTTGGATGTCACTTTCAATGAATCACGGGGTAAATAATACTCAAGAAAACGTGAACCTTGCattgtattaattaatgaatCATACAGCTCTTGAAAATGCTCCTCAAAGTTTCCTTTCCTTGACTTTTATCCCTGCGCAAATTTTCCATGACTCTCTAGAAGACGTTTATGTTTATCTAACTTTCGTGGGATACGACAGAATTCTATCCCAACTCAATccaccaaaaaacaaaagattttttaacattattgttAAACATTTTGAAATTCATCTTGATCCAGAGGCTCAAATCTAGactttcttttcaaaaaatttagtGCTTTACTGGTTTTGCTAActttaatgatattgtttaagCTGCTTTGTGTAACAAATAAAACTTTACAGCTCCTAGGATGAGTAAGTTACAATCAGAAGCCTAACTTTACAGCTCCTGCAACAAGTAACATCACAACTTGGAAGCCTCTTGGGAAGGTGAATTCACACAAAATCACAGAAAGGCTAAATGATTATAAGAAAATGCCCTTCTTCAGCAATATTGAGTTCATCACTCCTTCGAATCAAACTTGTCATCATCCTTAAAGTACTACTTATCCTGCACTGCAGCAGCTGTGGGTTCCTTTGCTAACCACACAACTCCATTGTGAGCTTTCTGCAGGAGGAATTATGAGAATTTTACCTATGATAGATATTTAAACAATCCAATTAAAATGATTTGTGTCATTAATCCATTATAAATCAAACCTGTACTTAGCAGGATGAGGGTCTTGATCAAGACGGTATTGTGAATACGATAAATCTTGCACATCTGTCTAGCAATCAAGATTAACAGCTGCAATAAGTCCATAAGCAATAATTGGCAAGAAAAAAGCACAGGGCGCtggttattttcattttgataaattatgcTAGAGACAAAATGGGGAAGGTTAAGAGTCATTATCAGACCAAGTTTTCCATAGTTCTTAGTCAGATAATCTTAGACAACACATTGATTTGTGGGAGTTCCATATGTAGCATGGCACATAACAACTAAAGCAATGCACTAACATACTTCCGAGGGTCACTGCAAAGATGGGCGTCAACAAGATGCACTGCAGTCAACTGCAAGAAATGAGGAACAGACTCAAGATTTGAATAATTACAATATCAAAAGAGCAAAATCTTAATTCAGCTCAAACTTTCAAAGTTCCAGGAAAGGTAAGAATTAAACATACCATGAGGTTCAACTTTTTTATGAGTATCATTATAACACTTTCGGCACTGGAATGAATGCAAAATAGTTCAACTTGGTCAGGAAAATCAAAGAGAAGATAGTGATCTGCAAATTACCAAAATCTTTACAAAATCCCAGCATGGGGCATTCCGAGAATCGAACTCGGGACCTCTCGCACCCAAAGCGAGAATCATACCACTAGACCAAATGCCCACTTGAGTTTCTCCAACCACACAGATTGTTTTGTAAATTTCCAAAAGATTCAAGGTGGTAAGTGGAGAAACAGAGGAAAAGGTGATGGTTTAGGTGAGTGGTCCATATAAGTTCGGCACATGATTGAAGATTAGGTGTATAATTGCAGAGTGTATGCTTAACTGGAATATTCACATGGGATGATGGGAATAATTGTTAAAGCAACACGAAGAACATCATCATAATCATCATTCATCTACTTCTACATCTCATCTGGCATCCCACATATCACTCTCACTTTTACATCCAGTTTGGGCTCCTCTAGCTTTCCAGACTTAGACCTTTCTTCTACTCTAAGAAGCTGAACATGAAAACAAAGGCTGGTATTCAATCCTTTTTTTACATCTGCCATGCATAGTAGAATGATACATGATATAACCATATATGTATTATTGGTATTAAACatcattaatcaaattattgatatgcagggaataaattaaaacataatgaGATCAGAAATTCACCTGAAATAACAATCCAGGAgaagtgaaaataaaattagtaaaaggCACTAGTCTTCAAGGTCCCCCTTACCATGCAACACAACTAATGTTGTGGTCCATTGTAGACAGTGAAGATATTTCATATGTTGATTTGTATGGTAGTGGAGATAGGAGCCAGCTATACAATCTTGTTCtgttatattatctatcaaCTATACTAGCCAATATTCAAATATACTGTTATTTATTTTGTCCATTTATGTCAAACAAATATCCGGGAGACAAAGGCGGTTAGGTGCTTCAAAGTTGGACAAAATGATTGCCCAACTTTAATTATCTTTAACTCAGCTTTTGGTTTCAGCAATCCTCTACAGTCCACATTGCTTTACCCTCATTCTCTTTTCACCTCCTCCTGTTTTCTTCTTACTATTAGATCCTGAAGAAAGAACAACTCATAGAAGGGAGATTGTGTAGGCTGTATTGGTGAGGTTGGAATTGAAAGACATGGCATCATCATTTGCAGGAACAACCCAAAAATGCATGGCTTGTGACAAGACTGTGTATTTGGTTGACAAATTAACTGCCGACAATCGTGTCTACCACAAAGCTTGCTTCAGATGCCATCACTGCAAAGGAACCCTCAAGGTTTGTGTACAGAGagcttttcttctctttggaAATGGAGTTTCACTTACATCCTCTTCTGGCATATGATCTATAGCTTCTTCAGTGTTTGTCTTTTGTTCATTGTACTAGCGTATTTCTAGCTACAAAATGTGGTATTTTCAGGTTTAGATTCATTCACCAACAGTAGACTGgcaaattgtgtataaaattgttgaaaattcttTTCGTTGTAGCTTTcacattcaaattcaaacttaaactgtGCTTTTTGTGATCACTATTAGTTCATCTTAATCACTATAAAATCCTGGAATATGAACCTGGAGTATGGCACTATGTCTATGAAGCTTTAGATCTGCCCAATAAGATCAAATCATAATCCACAGACGAACTCAATGAACCATAAATTTTACACTTCTAAAGTAGCGGCAACTGACAGATGGATATATTTGCAGCTTGGCAACTACAATTCCTTTGAGGGTGTCCTTTATTGCAGGCCACACTTTGATCAACTTTTCAAGAGAACAGGCAGTCTCGAGAAGAGCTTTGAAGGTATCAAATATTGCAATTTCAATAGAACCCAAAACATCTTATTACATTACTTGATGACTGATAGTTACCTTGTTTCCTTTCAACTCTCTTTCCAGGGACACCAAAGATTGTTAGACAAGAGAAACCTGTTGATGGCGAGGTAATTCACTTGGATTATATATGCTTTTTATTAATCATACAAGTATTTCCAACACAAATGATTATGAGATGCTTTGTACAGAAACCCAATGCAGCTAAAGTCTCAAGTATGTTTGCTGGAACCAGGGAGAAATGTTTCGGCTGTAAGAATACTGTTTATCCAACTGAGAAGGTAAAAATTTTACTCAAAGAAAACAAGCATAAGCACATATTCTGGGCTATAAGTTTTAACATTTATTAGATTCCCATATAAACTATCAACTCTAATCATAGTTTTCCTCTGCTCAAAGGTTACTGTCAATGGAACTCCTTATCACAAGAGTTGTTTCAAATGCACCCATGGAGGTTGTGTAATTAGCCCGTCCAACTACATTGCTCATGAAGGCCGGCTGTATTGCAAACACCATCACATTCAGCTCATCAAGGAAAAAGGTAATCTAAGCCAGCTTGAGGGTGAGCATGAAAAGGATTCCATGAATGGAAAAGAAGCTGCTGCAAAATCATAATCTGCTGCAATGTTTCAGTCCTTTCTCTTTGTCATCCCATTTTCTTCTGCCCTCCATGCTGCCAGTGATCATAATCATTTTCCCTGCAGTCCAAAAGGCTATATGCTAAGACGTGAAATTTTTGGTATTTAAGTTGAATTCCTGTGTGGTTTTGTTTGGCATGTTAAATACTTCGGTGTACTTGTGGATGCTGAGTTGAGACACCAAGAACCTTTTGATTTACAATGTATACTGTTGTGAGACGTCTTGATGTGATTTGTGAATTCGTATTGCATCCTGTTAGTTTTAATCCATTTTTATGAGATTACTGGCTTTGAAGGACAATTGAGAATTGGTAATGCAACACTCTAGTGGCTGTTAACTCCTTCATTAATGACACCAGGGGAGCACAAGCAATTAAATTATTGCAAATCTGCATATTAACTTGTCAGCAACTTACATATAAGCAAATCTTTCACTAGGAGGAACTTTCTTTATGATAACCCAACTATGCCGTCTCAGTGGTTTTATAATGAGAAACTTTCTTTACAAAGGTGAAACATTCAAGCAATAAAAAGAGTATGAATTCGAAACTTCCTGAATGCATCAAATTTTCTACCTGCGTGGAGGGGTTATAGGGCCGACTCAAGAGTtccttgttaaaaaaataaaaaacaactgTATCTCAGAGTCATTAGGTTAGTCTCAACTCCCAACTGCAAACTCCTCAATTACAAGAATGATTTGCATACCCCAGATCACGCCATCAAATTTGCTGAAATAAACTTGCATCATTGAATAACAGGCTTAGAACCTACAGAATAATTCACAGATGACACCAACAGGCAACACACAAAGAGGGCTATGACTGAAAAAATACCCTGTAA
This is a stretch of genomic DNA from Mangifera indica cultivar Alphonso chromosome 11, CATAS_Mindica_2.1, whole genome shotgun sequence. It encodes these proteins:
- the LOC123229633 gene encoding uncharacterized protein LOC123229633 produces the protein METSSPRKAKKINGFFSGSRNKDNPYSKRGLDKFSALLTDLEAKKQQIYSQRGSEDISLVRFVYKDTNDCVPIVIKVKKEKTKSVDDIKETPVQHEAETLDKFVVDQPKDEGKLSRSVSDDKIITKKKKNISWNDIKLKDWRRPSYYLPAAIILILLFLVFFGRSFTILCTSIGWYIVPALQGENSTNEISQERKKKIKTICNQSHSGTVKDQSRGLRGNRKSW
- the LOC123228612 gene encoding LIM domain-containing protein WLIM1-like isoform X2, translating into MASSFAGTTQKCMACDKTVYLVDKLTADNRVYHKACFRCHHCKGTLKLGNYNSFEGVLYCRPHFDQLFKRTGSLEKSFEGTPKIVRQEKPVDGEKPNAAKVSSMFAGTREKCFGCKNTVYPTEKVTVNGTPYHKSCFKCTHGGCVISPSNYIAHEGRLYCKHHHIQLIKEKGNLSQLEGEHEKDSMNGKEAAAKS
- the LOC123228612 gene encoding LIM domain-containing protein WLIM1-like isoform X1 yields the protein MASSFAGTTQKCMACDKTVYLVDKLTADNRVYHKACFRCHHCKGTLKLGNYNSFEGVLYCRPHFDQLFKRTGSLEKSFEGTPKIVRQEKPVDGEVIHLDYICFLLIIQVFPTQMIMRCFVQKPNAAKVSSMFAGTREKCFGCKNTVYPTEKVTVNGTPYHKSCFKCTHGGCVISPSNYIAHEGRLYCKHHHIQLIKEKGNLSQLEGEHEKDSMNGKEAAAKS